From Oncorhynchus mykiss isolate Arlee chromosome 6, USDA_OmykA_1.1, whole genome shotgun sequence, the proteins below share one genomic window:
- the LOC110525965 gene encoding dual specificity protein phosphatase CDC14A isoform X12, whose amino-acid sequence MKRKSEKRRPESMKKRRAAQREEAELKSDIHISVSDQLYFAVLQQKIKSTADRHCFCIDDELSYENFYADFGPLNLAMFYRFCCKLTKKLKSCTLAKKKIVFYTCGDQKKQANAAYLIGSYAVMHLQKTPEEAYSLLVSRNSTYLPFRDASFGTCMYNLNILDCLCAIYKALQFGWLDFSQFDVEEYEHYERAENGDFNWIVPGKFLAFSGPHPKSKMENGYPLHAPEAYFPYFRKHNITTIVRLNKKMYDAKRFTDMGFEHHDLFFVDGSTPNDSIVRMFLNICENADGAIAVHCKAGLGRTGTLIGCYMMKHYRLTAAEAIAWMRICRPGSVIGPQQNFVEDKQSSLWSEGDVFREKMNEQENGKLAVTRILSGVDDITINGSNKNKMSKKEEAELYNDDEEMNGITQGDKLRALKSKRQARASTGSLSQAVVYCWSLLGTVWPECCLDCLPFKM is encoded by the exons ATGAAGCGCAAAAGCGAAAAAAGGCGACCTGAGTCGATGAAAAAGCGCCGTGCAGCTCAGAGAGAGGAGGCGGAGCTAAAGTCAGATATTCACATTAGTGTATCAG ATCAACTGTATTTCGCAGTACTGCAGCAGAAGATAAAAAGCACAGCTGACAGACATTGCTTCTGCATAGATGATGAGCTGTCATATGAAAA CTTCTATGCAGACTTTGGCCCGCTCAACCTGGCCATGTTTTATCGCTTCTGTTGCAAGCTCACTAAAAAGCTCAAG TCATGCACACTAGCAAAGAAGAAGATAGTCTTCTACACCTGTGGAGATCAAAAGAAACAAGCCAACGCTGCTTATCTCATTGGTTCATATGCA GTGATGCATCTTCAGAAGACGCCAGAGGAAGCCTACAGCCTACTGGTGTCCAGGAACTCTACCTACTTACCCttcag AGATGCCTCTTTTGGAACCTGCATGTACAATCTGAACATTCTAGACTGCCTGTGCGCCATATACAAG GCTCTGCAGTTTGGCTGGCTTGATTTCTCCCAGTTTGATGTGGAGGAATACGAACATTACGAG AGAGCAGAAAATGGAGATTTCAACTGGATAGTTCCTGGAAAATTCCTAGCGTTCAGCGGTCCTCATCCAAAAAGCAAAATGGAGAACG GTTACCCTCTTCATGCCCCCGAGGCCTACTTTCCTTACTTCAGGAAACACAATATCACAACCATCGTCCGTCTCAACAAGAAGATGTATGACGCCAAGCGTTTCACCGACATGGGCTTCGAGCACCACGACCTCTTCTTCGTGGACGGGAGCACGCCAAACGACTCCATCGTCAGGATGTTTCTCAACATCTGTGAGAACGCAGACGGAGCTATTGCTGTTCACTGCAAAG CTGGTCTGGGTCGAACAGGCACCCTGATAGGCTGCTACATGATGAAGCACTACCGCCTGACTGCGGCTGAGGCCATCGCCTGGATGCGGATCTGCCGGCCCGGATCAGTCATCGGACCACAACAAAACTTTGTGGAAGA TAAGCAGAGCAGTCTGTGGTCGGAGGGCGACGTGTTCCGGGAGAAAATGAACGAGCAGGAAAACGGCAAGCTGGCTGTCACCAGGATCCTGTCGGGGGTTGATGACATCACCATCAATGGCAGCAACAAGAACAAGATGTCAAAGAAAGAGGAGGCGGAACTG TATAATGACGATGAGGAGATGAATGGCATCACGCAGGGTGATAAACTGCGAGCCCTGAAAAGCAAGAGACAGGCCAGAGCATCCACAGGCTCCCTATC GCAGGCGGTAGTATACTGCTGGAGCCTCTTAGGCACCGTGTGGCCAGAATGCTGTCTGGATTGTCTGCCTTTCAAAATGTag
- the LOC110525965 gene encoding dual specificity protein phosphatase CDC14B isoform X11, giving the protein MKRKSEKRRPESMKKRRAAQREEAELKSDIHISVSDQLYFAVLQQKIKSTADRHCFCIDDELSYENFYADFGPLNLAMFYRFCCKLTKKLKSCTLAKKKIVFYTCGDQKKQANAAYLIGSYAVMHLQKTPEEAYSLLVSRNSTYLPFRDASFGTCMYNLNILDCLCAIYKALQFGWLDFSQFDVEEYEHYERAENGDFNWIVPGKFLAFSGPHPKSKMENGYPLHAPEAYFPYFRKHNITTIVRLNKKMYDAKRFTDMGFEHHDLFFVDGSTPNDSIVRMFLNICENADGAIAVHCKAGLGRTGTLIGCYMMKHYRLTAAEAIAWMRICRPGSVIGPQQNFVEDKQSSLWSEGDVFREKMNEQENGKLAVTRILSGVDDITINGSNKNKMSKKEEAELYNDDEEMNGITQGDKLRALKSKRQARASTGSLSWLVAMLLSSLCSLALWWIVYGFPSSILHFCIDGLGFH; this is encoded by the exons ATGAAGCGCAAAAGCGAAAAAAGGCGACCTGAGTCGATGAAAAAGCGCCGTGCAGCTCAGAGAGAGGAGGCGGAGCTAAAGTCAGATATTCACATTAGTGTATCAG ATCAACTGTATTTCGCAGTACTGCAGCAGAAGATAAAAAGCACAGCTGACAGACATTGCTTCTGCATAGATGATGAGCTGTCATATGAAAA CTTCTATGCAGACTTTGGCCCGCTCAACCTGGCCATGTTTTATCGCTTCTGTTGCAAGCTCACTAAAAAGCTCAAG TCATGCACACTAGCAAAGAAGAAGATAGTCTTCTACACCTGTGGAGATCAAAAGAAACAAGCCAACGCTGCTTATCTCATTGGTTCATATGCA GTGATGCATCTTCAGAAGACGCCAGAGGAAGCCTACAGCCTACTGGTGTCCAGGAACTCTACCTACTTACCCttcag AGATGCCTCTTTTGGAACCTGCATGTACAATCTGAACATTCTAGACTGCCTGTGCGCCATATACAAG GCTCTGCAGTTTGGCTGGCTTGATTTCTCCCAGTTTGATGTGGAGGAATACGAACATTACGAG AGAGCAGAAAATGGAGATTTCAACTGGATAGTTCCTGGAAAATTCCTAGCGTTCAGCGGTCCTCATCCAAAAAGCAAAATGGAGAACG GTTACCCTCTTCATGCCCCCGAGGCCTACTTTCCTTACTTCAGGAAACACAATATCACAACCATCGTCCGTCTCAACAAGAAGATGTATGACGCCAAGCGTTTCACCGACATGGGCTTCGAGCACCACGACCTCTTCTTCGTGGACGGGAGCACGCCAAACGACTCCATCGTCAGGATGTTTCTCAACATCTGTGAGAACGCAGACGGAGCTATTGCTGTTCACTGCAAAG CTGGTCTGGGTCGAACAGGCACCCTGATAGGCTGCTACATGATGAAGCACTACCGCCTGACTGCGGCTGAGGCCATCGCCTGGATGCGGATCTGCCGGCCCGGATCAGTCATCGGACCACAACAAAACTTTGTGGAAGA TAAGCAGAGCAGTCTGTGGTCGGAGGGCGACGTGTTCCGGGAGAAAATGAACGAGCAGGAAAACGGCAAGCTGGCTGTCACCAGGATCCTGTCGGGGGTTGATGACATCACCATCAATGGCAGCAACAAGAACAAGATGTCAAAGAAAGAGGAGGCGGAACTG TATAATGACGATGAGGAGATGAATGGCATCACGCAGGGTGATAAACTGCGAGCCCTGAAAAGCAAGAGACAGGCCAGAGCATCCACAGGCTCCCTATC
- the LOC110525965 gene encoding dual specificity protein phosphatase CDC14A isoform X13, which produces MKRKSEKRRPESMKKRRAAQREEAELKSDIHISVSDQLYFAVLQQKIKSTADRHCFCIDDELSYENFYADFGPLNLAMFYRFCCKLTKKLKSCTLAKKKIVFYTCGDQKKQANAAYLIGSYAVMHLQKTPEEAYSLLVSRNSTYLPFRDASFGTCMYNLNILDCLCAIYKALQFGWLDFSQFDVEEYEHYERAENGDFNWIVPGKFLAFSGPHPKSKMENGYPLHAPEAYFPYFRKHNITTIVRLNKKMYDAKRFTDMGFEHHDLFFVDGSTPNDSIVRMFLNICENADGAIAVHCKAGLGRTGTLIGCYMMKHYRLTAAEAIAWMRICRPGSVIGPQQNFVEDKQSSLWSEGDVFREKMNEQENGKLAVTRILSGVDDITINGSNKNKMSKKEEAELYNDDEEMNGITQGDKLRALKSKRQARASTGSLSHSIPKARAPLLR; this is translated from the exons ATGAAGCGCAAAAGCGAAAAAAGGCGACCTGAGTCGATGAAAAAGCGCCGTGCAGCTCAGAGAGAGGAGGCGGAGCTAAAGTCAGATATTCACATTAGTGTATCAG ATCAACTGTATTTCGCAGTACTGCAGCAGAAGATAAAAAGCACAGCTGACAGACATTGCTTCTGCATAGATGATGAGCTGTCATATGAAAA CTTCTATGCAGACTTTGGCCCGCTCAACCTGGCCATGTTTTATCGCTTCTGTTGCAAGCTCACTAAAAAGCTCAAG TCATGCACACTAGCAAAGAAGAAGATAGTCTTCTACACCTGTGGAGATCAAAAGAAACAAGCCAACGCTGCTTATCTCATTGGTTCATATGCA GTGATGCATCTTCAGAAGACGCCAGAGGAAGCCTACAGCCTACTGGTGTCCAGGAACTCTACCTACTTACCCttcag AGATGCCTCTTTTGGAACCTGCATGTACAATCTGAACATTCTAGACTGCCTGTGCGCCATATACAAG GCTCTGCAGTTTGGCTGGCTTGATTTCTCCCAGTTTGATGTGGAGGAATACGAACATTACGAG AGAGCAGAAAATGGAGATTTCAACTGGATAGTTCCTGGAAAATTCCTAGCGTTCAGCGGTCCTCATCCAAAAAGCAAAATGGAGAACG GTTACCCTCTTCATGCCCCCGAGGCCTACTTTCCTTACTTCAGGAAACACAATATCACAACCATCGTCCGTCTCAACAAGAAGATGTATGACGCCAAGCGTTTCACCGACATGGGCTTCGAGCACCACGACCTCTTCTTCGTGGACGGGAGCACGCCAAACGACTCCATCGTCAGGATGTTTCTCAACATCTGTGAGAACGCAGACGGAGCTATTGCTGTTCACTGCAAAG CTGGTCTGGGTCGAACAGGCACCCTGATAGGCTGCTACATGATGAAGCACTACCGCCTGACTGCGGCTGAGGCCATCGCCTGGATGCGGATCTGCCGGCCCGGATCAGTCATCGGACCACAACAAAACTTTGTGGAAGA TAAGCAGAGCAGTCTGTGGTCGGAGGGCGACGTGTTCCGGGAGAAAATGAACGAGCAGGAAAACGGCAAGCTGGCTGTCACCAGGATCCTGTCGGGGGTTGATGACATCACCATCAATGGCAGCAACAAGAACAAGATGTCAAAGAAAGAGGAGGCGGAACTG TATAATGACGATGAGGAGATGAATGGCATCACGCAGGGTGATAAACTGCGAGCCCTGAAAAGCAAGAGACAGGCCAGAGCATCCACAGGCTCCCTATC